The DNA sequence CAGGGGAGGGATTTAgggggagggaagaaaggagagaacTGGGATTGCACAGTGCTGAACATGACACCTCCAAGATCTCCTGGACTTACTGCAGCACCCATCTGCCTAACCTTTAGGTAGGCAACAGAAACCTCAGATCTTCTCTTATTTTCCCAGTAGCAGGTGCTGCTCAGTGGGAAGAGGAAGGCTTGGCTGGGCAAGGGCAGtgtctctgctggctgcagggtgCCTCAGTAGGGTGGCTGGGCTGCCTTGCTTGAGGAAGGCCACTGTGGAGGAGCCTCTGGCTGATCAATGGGCTCGTAGCTGCTGCTGTCCCGGCCTGCACTGGTGACACCTGAATGGAGATGGAAGAGAACAAGCTTGGCACCAAGGCAAAAGCACAAGAACTGAATGCTCTAGAAGAAACTAAAGCTCAGGAGCACACATTTtaccagctcccccagcacctgTGGTCTGTGATCCTCACTAAACAGGAGGTAAGGAAAGTCATCCTTCCAACATGCCTGTTCTTTCCTTGAGAACCAATCTCTCAGCAGCTACATGGCTGTGTGGAAAGCAAGACCCACAATACCCCATAGCAGCACAACAGGTTCCTGTAGCTGTATTTCAGCAAGATAAAGTGCATGAGAACTCAGGGAAAAATGAACAGACAGAGCCAGAAGCTGCAGGAACTGTGGCTAGCTGACAGCATAGATTTAAAGGAATGATACATCCATGAACCCCTCTTCCCAACAATGCAGCTAAGCCTCAAGTGTGGTACCAAATTTGAGTCCAGCAGTGCTCCTAACTGCACCATGAACAATTTGTCTGTGCAAAATCATGTTACTGTCCAGGGGATgagcagggaaagaggaggCAGAGAATATCCATGGACAGCTCTTTGCCTATGGGCATTTGCCATGGGGAGAAGGCAACTTGAATCACAGATAGCCACCAGACTATGAGGGATTTGTTCTAAGCAGCAAGGATGCTCCCAGGCAACAAAGAGGGACTTAGTGtagaaggaaaacaagacagaaaaggCCAGGAAAATTTCAACACTGGTGGGTTCAAAAGAAAATGCCAGATAGCAGGAAAATAAGAGGAAATTTGTCAAGCACATTCATCACAAAGCAACACACAGTACTGAAAATCTTGTAAGAAAGACAGTTCAGGAGAGGATATGAAACTACAAAGTGTCTTAATTCCCACCTGTGCCTGAGAGGAGACTCTCAGTTTGGCATAGTGTGGTTGAAAAGAAGTGCAAGAGATGAACTCCTCAATGATACCAATACTTTCTATACACATATTGAATCCCAATGACAAGCACAGTGAGCAGCTAATAAAAACTGACACAAAAAAGGCACTGCAGGTGACTCACATGCCTCCTGACCCAGGAGACATACGACACATCCATCTGGATTTCCACAAGTAGCTGGCAGAGATGACATCCACACTCCACTAGCAGAGAGGTGCAAATACCACACAGTGCCCTAAGCCATGGTTTCTTTCCATGGCTTCTCCTCCCCTGCAGGTTTCCACCTCTTTTCACAGGAGTGTGAGCTTTGCTACCACCAAAGCTTCCAGACACTGTAATGCAGGTACACCATCTTTTTTCCTGCACAGCCTTCTCAGGATGACAAACAGAACTGTGACAGGCTGCAGGTTTTGCCAGCATGAATTCAAACAACAATCCCTGGCAAACAATCAatccctggcagctgcccaggCATGAATTACTACCAGGAATGCTTGGCAAAGCTGACCAAAACCCAGAACATCTAGCCACAGCCCATCCTCTCTGACAAATCTTCCACATTATCCTTTTCAAATACAACCAGGGGAAAATTAAATGTCTCTAAGCTAACTCCCATCAGGTAAACATTAGTCCCAATTTCTATATGAGGAACAAAGTCCAAAGCAATCAAGGTAAATAGGACATGTGAGGCCCACATGGAGTTAGAAATCCAGATTTATTTCCCTCTTGTTCATAATCCAGCCAGAGGAAATACTGCCTCTACTCTCCccctgaaggaaaaaacaaagggTTGACAAAGAAAGGACACCCAAGAGTTCCcaacaaacacacaaatgcaggaggaggaagagaggaaaagcctCTCAACACCATTGTGGGCAAAATGGTGTTGAGATGTCAAAATGTCAAAATCTTCAGTTCTGCaaggggagagaggaagaaTATAAATTTAAGGCCAAAGACACACCAGGATGACAAAATGGGATAACAAACATGAGCAAGACAGAGCGAGCACCCTGTCTGCCTGGAATGAAGGGCAGAACCcagtgcacagagctcagctgaagGGTCCAAAGTGCAAGGCAGTCCTGAGGGGGTGGCCCACACTGACATGGAAGCAGAGGAAGCTCCTACCTATGTTCAAGGAGTACTCTCCTCCACGCTCCCGATACATCCGATACACCAAGTAGCAGGACACGGGCTTGAGGAGGAGGCTGAAGATGGCCATGCCCACACTGAAACGCTTGGCATCACTGAGGTAGTCATTGGAAGGGTAGAAGATAGAGATGTGAATGATGTCTGTGAGGACTGTGAGCAGCAGGCCAGTCAAGAACTGGAAACAAGGACAGAGAATGGGACATGAACAGAACAAGGGTTTAACCACCGACAGTAACAGTCAGTATCTGTTTCCTGCAAGATCTGTGTTGCACAATCATCCTTCACCCCAGTATCACACAGCACTCTTGGCACTGCCCCAGGCAGACAGATGCTCCTAGATAAATGATCTTGTTTTCATGCCTTTTCCTGTCAGATATCTTCTCATAATATATTCTAggattgtttattttttttttttttgctaatctATTCAATGTTCAGAAAAGGGTTTTACAGAGCCCCTCCAACTGAAGCATATGAAACACTTTGAGTCCTCATCTGGCATTACAATTCACAACAGCAGGttgtgaaaaaaaggaagaatcaAGTATGTCTCATccctgagaagaaaaataattgacaGTGAATGCTTTTCACCATGGTTTACAGAGTTCATAGATTTAtgaactctttaaaaaaaaaaaaacaaaaaaaacaaacccacccaAACCGGGAGCTTCTGTATTGGGAGCAGCTGAAAATCATCACTGGCTCAAAGACTCTGCCCTCCACCCtcttcctgagcagcctgggggaGACCAGCACTCTTACACTCACCATGGTTATGGCATCAAGGGAATCTCGCTGCACAATGGCCCAGATCCCCACTGCAAGGACACTGAAATTTCCCCAGGCATAGGAGAGTGGCAACATGTAATTCATGCATCCCCTGCcaaatgagacaaaaaaaaaaaaaccagttcaCATTCACAATAAGCCTGCAACAGTTTGGTTTCATCCCTGTTCCCATACAAACACCTCACTCTTTTCTTGCAAACAGGCACAAACAGGGAGTGCTGATTCCTAGGGAACATCCCATTCCTAGTTTGAAGGAATACCCTCTTCTCCCCCAGGCCAGACACTAATCACTCACCACACTGTGAGCAGCCAATGTACCAGAATGATGGcctatggaaaaaaaacaacaaacaggaAGACAGGTTAGCATGTTGGGAGAACTCTGGGAGGATCAATGGCACCATCCTGTTCCCAAGGGATGGGTGGAAGAGTGGCTTGGACCCATGAACCAGTGCAGAAAGATGGTGAAGCAATTGGGACAGTGAAGACAAAGCCATTTTTCTCCACATCTGTTGCTGAGTATGTCCTGTGGTGCTACACTGTAGTCATTCACCCTTCTTGTCATCTCTGTCAACATCTGATTCAGGGACCACTCAGCCTTTTTTAAGTGagttattaattttaataataatttcttattaACACTGTGCTAGCACAGTTTATACATGACCAATCTGGCATCCCATCACCAAAAAGCCCATAGACAGCcatgcctgcagctcccagaatTTCCCTCCAGTCCTCAGCAAATCACTCTTTTGCCTCCTTCCAGTCTGTTCAGAGCAGTGGTCCAATCTCACTGCAGTATTAACAGACCTGAAGGCTTCTTCCAGGACTCTGGGAACCTGATCctgccagagcacacagctttTCACTCCCAGTGAAGCCACTAGGTCCAACTGCCAGCATGCCCTGAGTAGCAGGAAGATAATGCTGTCACAAATTCTGTACTTTGCAGGTGTCCTTAGTGATCCTGGTCCTTGTGCTTAATAGGACAAATCCATGAAAAAAGGATTATACTGTAATAAGTGATACAAGGATTCTCTTCACCACCACTTGCCATTTTTGTAACCAAGGAAACATACCCTACATGTTTATTCAGAGAGCAAATGGGAACAAAAATATATCACTTCAGGCTTTTTCTACATCTACAGCCTGCTGGTCACTCCAGCAAAGGGAGATCACTCATATTTACTCTCTAAACATTTGTGAAAGCAAGAATTTGGAAGACAGGCTCTACTAACAGCCTCACTAAAGAAAGCTGAAGCCTGGACATATCAGAGGATCCATGGGATACAGGTgcactttcattttttcctagCTGTGAGAAAGGCTCCAAATTGGCATTTCTGCTGACTTTGGTATTAAAGAAACCAAACCTACATTACCAAAACCCCTCTGAAGCACACTCCCccattccaaaggaaaaaaaaacaaagaaaactggGAAATGAGTACACAGCAAAAGCCTAAGTTACTGAGTGGACACAGGAAAGCTGGATGCAGATAGGAGCATTaagacactaaaaaaaaaaaattaagatctACTGACACCCTGCTAAATTCCTTGACTTAAAACATCTCTCTATGCTctaactgaaaacaaaactagtTGCTGGAGGAGAGAGTGAAGCTGTGACATAAGTGAGGCACAGTCAGGAAAGCACAgggctggcccagctgctgggctcacaCTGCTCTGCCAGGACACCACAATGCAAatgattttcctgctcttccttcaCTGCACTGCCCCATCACAGCTGCTGAGCACTCACCACACTTTGCTGTAACTTCCAACACTGCTCAGACAGATTTTtactaattaattttttaaattgttcatGAAAGATTACAAAATGCTTCACCAACCCTCatgcttctccttctcccaaaTTGTACCACAGACACACTTGAAAAACTGCTAATCAGTAAAATACAAGATATTCCTGGATATGAGAATGGAGACATGCAAATAGCGTTTACTCAAGAGACTATCACAACATCAGGAAAATTCTTAATTAGGTAGTATTTAATTGCATGTTCCATACCCTCTAGACCCCTCAAAGCTCACCAGTTAACATAATTAGgcagggtggggtttttttaaagctgtctAGATCAATATTGCAGTTACTAAATTATGAAGTGTGTTTAGAAGTCAGGTAAGCTAGGGCTGATACTATGAATGactgctgaaataaaaccaagatATTCCCTTATTAGTTATTAGTCCAATTTATCTGACAGTTCTTCAGTGCAATATGGAATTGGCTGGTGGTGTTGGTATGCTTCAACATAGAAATATAGTGTTAATAAAAACCTACAAGTTACTATGTGAGATTAGTTAATTTGCAGGCAGTCTCCTGATAAAACAgcagaagaatttaaaatgtttccatcTATCCAAGGACTTAAGTCTGTAGCTAAGACAGACATACATTTCTTCTTCTGAGAAAACAACTCCAAAGTTATTGATGAACTAGTGGTGagagcagaaaataagaaaggtGGGTCCTTTGTCTCCATCTCTTCTGGGAAAAAGGATGGCCATGTAATTAAAAGCACCCCATTGGAAACTGGGGAGAGCTGAGGAGAATTCCTGCCTCCTTTGCAAATCCCAGCATGTGATGGAACTAATTGCCAAGCTTAAAAAGAGCCTAGGTCTGCCAGGGTCTCATTAGATGGGAAACTCTGTGGAATAGGAACTCCTTTAAACATGCTTCAGCACAGAGCTTAGCACAAGATTGAATTTTGACcaagttaaaaatgaaacagttccaaattacaattattttcttgttgtaTCTAAATTTCGATTTTCCAGCGAGCTCACCTACTCTATGAGTGACATTCACCTGAGAACACACACAACCAAAATATGAATCTGACTGGCCACCTGTGAGGATGCTCCTCATTATTTTAACAGAGTGACAATAATGAGAGTGTTTAAGCAGTGGGACAGGCTATCCAATGGGGCTGACAAGGCTCTgttcttattttaaaactcaGCTGAATTTTGAGTGGAGCTATTTGATCTAACTTTGCAGTTTGCCTTGCTTTTGAGTAGGAGGTTTAATCACATGGCATACAGACATCTCTATTATTCCTTGATTCTGTGACttagcatttaaaaatgccTAAGCACAAAATGTGTGTTTCCAGGCACATGAATTGTAGGGCATTGTCCAGGCTTGATCAAAGTCAAACGTTGTATTTCGAGGCTCTGCATGATTATTTCAGTAATCACAGGTGTCAAGCTGTCATGGCACAagcatggctgtgctgcttcccCCGTGttttgctgagcagggctgttAGAACCGA is a window from the Molothrus ater isolate BHLD 08-10-18 breed brown headed cowbird chromosome 23, BPBGC_Mater_1.1, whole genome shotgun sequence genome containing:
- the AGTRAP gene encoding type-1 angiotensin II receptor-associated protein, encoding MELPAVSLKAIILVHWLLTVWGCMNYMLPLSYAWGNFSVLAVGIWAIVQRDSLDAITMFLTGLLLTVLTDIIHISIFYPSNDYLSDAKRFSVGMAIFSLLLKPVSCYLVYRMYRERGGEYSLNIGVTSAGRDSSSYEPIDQPEAPPQWPSSSKAAQPPY